Proteins encoded together in one Benincasa hispida cultivar B227 chromosome 1, ASM972705v1, whole genome shotgun sequence window:
- the LOC120091487 gene encoding putative invertase inhibitor, whose protein sequence is MSFTYTHRFIALAYSFLLAFSFQSTASNDIVLRTCEISAASDPNVRLDFCLRSLAADPASDTADLYELGAISIELIGRNATSTRRYIDRLLKKKKKLSPDSYVRPRLSDCKELYSDAVETVGDSSAEYARKRYEEVNVKLSSVMDAVTTCEDGFKEMEGGISPLTKRNGDVFELTAIALCILNMHP, encoded by the coding sequence atgagtTTTACTTATACGCACCGTTTCATCGCGCTCGCATATTCCTTCCTTCTCGCCTTCAGTTTCCAATCCACTGCCTCAAACGACATCGTTTTGCGAACCTGCGAGATCTCCGCCGCGAGCGATCCGAACGTCCGCCTCGACTTCTGTCTCCGATCACTCGCCGCTGATCCCGCGAGCGACACGGCAGACCTTTACGAACTCGGCGCGATCTCGATCGAGTTGATCGGAAGGAACGCAACCAGTACGCGGCGGTACATCGATCGGTtactaaagaagaagaagaaactgtcGCCGGATTCGTACGTGAGGCCGCGGCTGAGCGATTGTAAAGAACTCTATTCTGACGCTGTCGAGACGGTGGGCGATTCGTCGGCGGAGTACGCGCGGAAGCGCTATGAAGAGGTGAATGTGAAGTTGAGTTCGGTTATGGATGCGGTAACGACTTGTGAGGACGGATTCAAGGAAATGGAAGGCGGAATTTCGCCATTGACGAAGAGGAATGGCGATGTGTTCGAGTTAACCGCCATTGCGCTCTGTATTCTCAACATGCATCCTTGA